The following coding sequences lie in one Phragmites australis chromosome 8, lpPhrAust1.1, whole genome shotgun sequence genomic window:
- the LOC133925909 gene encoding E3 ubiquitin-protein ligase Os06g0535400-like, whose product MDLQWLDLPFTVLTLLLATRLAYDYYGVVAAAFAGGFSLQIFLFYCFVRWYRHAIGARAGADGGDDQPPHLPSSSARQEDGTPPVLTPLVETVGGEPASLANRCFPLVFMVLVPLVIVFFERSQADVVAYVLCLANIIVMVVWLSPDSGSTVSAAKSFLRLSDDEDEGSGCSGSGGAVDKCCVCLGGLLEEQALRALPRCGHRFHDKCIVKWLKAHLTCPVCRATAVPPPPPNGDGEPLDDDISPV is encoded by the coding sequence atgGACCTCCAGTGGCTTGACCTGCCCTTCACCGTCCTCACGCTGCTCCTCGCCACCCGCCTCGCCTACGACTACTAcggcgtcgtcgccgccgccttcgCCGGCGGCTTCTCGCTCCAGATCTTCCTCTTCTACTGCTTTGTGCGCTGGTACCGCCACGCCATCGGCGCCCGCGCCGGCGCGGACGGGGGCGATGACCAGCCGCCTCATCTCCCGTCGTCGTCGGCGCGTCAGGAGGACGGCACCCCGCCCGTCCTCACCCCGCTGGTAGAGACGGTCGGCGGAGAGCCGGCGTCGCTTGCCAACCGGTGCTTCCCCTTGGTGTTCATGGTGCTCGTGCCGCTGGTCATCGTCTTCTTCGAGCGGAGCCAGGCGGACGTGGTGGCGTACGTGCTCTGCCTCGCCAACATCATCGTCATGGTCGTCTGGCTCTCCCCGGACTCCGGGAGCACGGTCTCGGCCGCGAAGTCGTTCCTGCGGCtcagcgacgacgaggacgagggcAGCGGGTgtagcggcagcggcggcgccgtGGACAAGTGCTGCGTCTGCCTCGGCGGCTTGCTGGAGGAACAGGCCCTCCGGGCGTTGCCACGATGCGGGCACCGGTTCCACGACAAGTGCATCGTGAAGTGGCTCAAGGCGCACCTGACGTGCCCCGTCTGCCGGGCGaccgccgtgccgccgccgccgccaaatGGTGACGGCGAGCCGCTCGATGACGATATTAGCCCTGTGTAG